Within Leptospira dzoumogneensis, the genomic segment CTTATAGTTTCCTGGCAGCAGGCGGTACTTTGATCAGAACTTATTCTAAAACAACCGGTGCGGATTCCCTTTCTTTGGATTACCCTTCTTTATTAGTACAAGGTTCTAATACCTGGTTGTTTTTCAGCCAAACAGAGACTGACGGTGCCGGAAACGTAATCGCTTCTACTTTAAAAAGTGCTCAAAATTTCGCTACTAGCACAAGCACTATAAAAACCGAGACAAATCCTTATTACTGCGACCCTGCAAATAGCAGCGGGGATCAGTACATGATCCCTTCTGCAGCGATTGCAAGCTCCGCGAATTTGCTCGTTTCTTATGATCTATTCTGTGCTGATATGGGAGTTTACAACGAGGTTTCCGATCTTTCTATTGCTCTCCCTTCCGGAACTCCGGGAGCAGTAACAAATTATTCTTACGGTCAGATGGCGACAGGTGCAACTATGGGTTCTTCGATTACTTGCAGGACTAATTATTGCTTTATGAGTGTCGGCGACGAAAGTGCTAATTATCTTTATCTATTCGATCCGGATCCGACCAACGGAGGAGATAACTCAACAATGAACCTATACTCGGACACAACAAATGGGATCGAAAATCCTAAGACTGTAATCCAATAATTACCAAGACCGCTTAAAAACAAAAAACCCGGGCCACTCAACAGTGATCCGGGTTTTTCTATTTTCAGCAGATATGGTCTACTAAACTAAAATAACTTATTTCCAGTCCTTAATATCGGATCTCGTATTTGAGTTCCCCATTCCAGCCTAACCCATTACCCCCAACGGTCATAGGTTGGTAAGAAGGAGCGAAACTGAATCTAAAACCGGAGCTAGGTCCTTCTGCAAGACCCTGCTCCGCCTTTACTCCTAAATAATAGGAATAGAAGAGCTGCAATCCATAAGCAATCCCAAACAAATATTGGTAATTATTGGATTCTTCCGCAAGACCCTGGTAATGATTGAATGCACCCTTGTTTACTAAGAATGCTCCGAGCAAACGCTGGGTAGTATTTGCAGGTAAAGAAAGGACAGGATCGTTCAATGCAAATATGAAATAATTTCTTGCATTCTCCTCATAAGCACCCTTAGCGGAACTGAAATCGTTCTGGGCCTTAACTACCAGATAAGCTGCCCCAATAACGGCTACAAATGTCGCAGAAGCCCTATATTTTTTGTCCGCTTTCCAAATCCCCCAACCGGGAACAACTGCTGATTTGAGTGTATAATCCCAACGAGGTTTTTGGTACCATCTCTGGACCGCCGCTTCTTCCTCGGTCTTTTTAGGTTCCTCTTTAGGTTTAACAGGATCCTTTTTCACTTCCTGCTTAGGGGTATCTTTTAAGTTTAATTCAGCAATCTCCGTTTTTGGAATGGTTAGAACCTTTCCATCCACTTCGATCTGAACTTCCGTACGGGTCTGGTTTACCACTTTCCCTTGGAGCACCTTTCCGTTTTTTAAGGTTAGGCTAGAGCCAAAAAGAGAATGGGAAACGATCAGGAAACAAATTGCAAAAAGCCAACGATAAGGCATAATCTATCTTAAATCCCTTTGTTTAGGATTACAGACACTAAAATTGTCTGGCTATAACCGTTTTAAAACGGATTGCTTTCTACAAGAAAAAACCGAATTTACTTGAAAAAAGACCGATAGAAAAAAATTTCTATTCTACCGTGTCTGAAACCTTGTTTTTCGAAAAACTATACAATAAAAATAAGGATCACTTGTTTTCATTTATTCGGCGCTCCGTCCAAGATGAATCCACAGCTCTGGATCTATTACAAGACACCTTTTTGAACTTTTTTAAACATTATTCCGGCAAGGAATTACCGGATGAGCAGGTTTCCAGGATGATCTTATTTAGGATCTCCAGAAATTTAATGATCAATCACGGAAAGTCCTATTATCAAAAGAACGTTGCTCTCGTTGGAGAGGAAACTTCTTCTTTATTCGGCTCCAAAGGCCAGGGTCCTGAAAACCAGGTCCTGGATGAGATGGAAGCCCAAAATCTCGGAAAGATCATAAGTGAATTATTAAACACCTTACCGGAAGAACAAAAGACCGCTATCGAGCTACGTTATTCCCAAGGCTGTAAATTGGAAGAGATAGCCTCCGTATTGGATTTATCCGTATCCGGTGTTTCCAGGCTTCTGGAAAGAGCCGAAAAGCAGCTTTTACAAGAGGGGAAGAAGAGAGGCATACAACCTTCTTCTTTTCTAAAATCCTAGGATTTTCGCCAAAATATGTATTTCGAACAATCGATTCATTTCGTCAAAAAAGCCATCCCCACTCAAAAAAATGAGCAAGGTACTTTCCTTCAGTTTGTTGATCCAACTGAGCGGGCAGGACAATGTGAACAGGCCCGGGACTAAAGGATACGGTAAAGAGGATGGAAAGAATGAACCCTGAATTCCAAACATTCGCAGAGCTCCTCAAAAAGTCTCTACCGGATCCTAAGGCACCCGACTTCGATCCAAAATGGATCGGCATGTCTCCTCGCTTCTCTGTGGAGGCAAATATCATGCAATCTCCTACTAAGGACAATGTAGTTCAACTGAGCGGCTCCAAAAATAAAGTATGGTTCTTAGCTGCGGCAGCAATCCTATTCGTAGGAATTGGAGCCGGAACTTATTTCACTATTTTCAAAAAAGAAGCCGCACCTGTAGCCGAAGGCACACTGCTTAAAGCGGCGGTTGTATTCGTTAAAGGCGAAGCAAAAAATGTAAAAGAGACTCCTGTCGCATTACATTTAGGTGATATACTTAGCGAAGGCGATAAGATCGTAACAGGCAAAGGTGGATCGATCGATATCGGTTTGACCGATTCCAGCGTAATTCGTTTAAAAGAGAATTCCGAGTTGGTTCTCAAAAGTTTAAGACAAACGGACGCTTCTCAAATCAGGATTTCCCTAATGTCGGGTAAGATCTTGAACTTAGTTGAGAAGGAAAAGAAAAACGCAAACTACTTCGTAGATACTCCTACTGTGGTGGCTGCGGTCCGAGGAACTTCTTTCGAAGTGAATGCTTCCGATAAAGAATCTTCCGTCTTCGTAGTCGAAGGTGCAGTCGAAGTAACTCCTTTGATCCACGACAAGTCCGAAAGAGCTTTAATCACCGGCGGATTGATCATAGTCACAAACGAGAAAGTGATCGTGATCGAAGATCAAAAACGTGCTAAGGAAGAATCTCCTGAATACGGTGACATGCGTAAGAACTTAAGCGGTCTGGATAAAGAAGTTTTAGCATCTACTCAAAACTTAAAGACTGCTAAGACCGAACAAGAGCTGGAAGAACTTTACGATAAAAGTATCGAACAGATCATAATGAAAGACGGCCGCGAGCTTAGAGGTGTTGTGGTTTCTCAGAAGAAAGGAAAACTGATCGTTCAAACACTGAAAGGATCTTATATCCTGGATGAGAACTCGGTCGAAAAGATCATCTATTAAGAAAAATGAATAGATAGCTCCTAAAGTGAAGACCCGGGATTTGATTCCCGGGTTTTTTTATGCCTGCATAGTTTTGCGGGTTGAAATAGATCTATACGGACCATTCCCCTAATTTTTTATCAAGGGAGAAGGACCCGGCT encodes:
- a CDS encoding RNA polymerase sigma factor, translating into MSETLFFEKLYNKNKDHLFSFIRRSVQDESTALDLLQDTFLNFFKHYSGKELPDEQVSRMILFRISRNLMINHGKSYYQKNVALVGEETSSLFGSKGQGPENQVLDEMEAQNLGKIISELLNTLPEEQKTAIELRYSQGCKLEEIASVLDLSVSGVSRLLERAEKQLLQEGKKRGIQPSSFLKS
- a CDS encoding FecR family protein, yielding MERMNPEFQTFAELLKKSLPDPKAPDFDPKWIGMSPRFSVEANIMQSPTKDNVVQLSGSKNKVWFLAAAAILFVGIGAGTYFTIFKKEAAPVAEGTLLKAAVVFVKGEAKNVKETPVALHLGDILSEGDKIVTGKGGSIDIGLTDSSVIRLKENSELVLKSLRQTDASQIRISLMSGKILNLVEKEKKNANYFVDTPTVVAAVRGTSFEVNASDKESSVFVVEGAVEVTPLIHDKSERALITGGLIIVTNEKVIVIEDQKRAKEESPEYGDMRKNLSGLDKEVLASTQNLKTAKTEQELEELYDKSIEQIIMKDGRELRGVVVSQKKGKLIVQTLKGSYILDENSVEKIIY
- a CDS encoding LA_0442/LA_0875 N-terminal domain-containing protein — translated: MPYRWLFAICFLIVSHSLFGSSLTLKNGKVLQGKVVNQTRTEVQIEVDGKVLTIPKTEIAELNLKDTPKQEVKKDPVKPKEEPKKTEEEAAVQRWYQKPRWDYTLKSAVVPGWGIWKADKKYRASATFVAVIGAAYLVVKAQNDFSSAKGAYEENARNYFIFALNDPVLSLPANTTQRLLGAFLVNKGAFNHYQGLAEESNNYQYLFGIAYGLQLFYSYYLGVKAEQGLAEGPSSGFRFSFAPSYQPMTVGGNGLGWNGELKYEIRY